The DNA sequence GCTCTCGTCGGCTCGGCCGAGGGCTGCGGGGTGGCCGGGGCAGGCGGGGTCTTGCCGCGCAGCTCGCCGAGCCACGACTCGATCTCGCGGTCCGGTGCCGGCGGCGGCACGGGCCGGTTGGACCGCGCCGCGGCGGTGGCATTGTTCATCGCCGAGCGAACGGCGTTCTTGGCCACCGCGAACCGGGTGGTCGGAGCCTCGTTGGCCGGTACGCCCTGCGGGTCGGCCAGCCGGGCCGTACCGGCAGCCGACGGAGCCTCCTGCGGCGCGGGCGGAGCCTGATAGTCGCTGCGTCCCACCGCCCGGGGAGCCGCCCGGCCGTCCGGATGGGTCGGATCGGGAGCTGAGCGGGTCGGCACCGGTGCTCCCGCGCCCACCAGTGCTTCTGCCGGTTCCCGCACGACGGGGCGCTTGCGCTCGTCGGGCAGGTGTGTCTCGCCGAGGCCGATCTTGACCTGCAGGCGTTTCATCCAGCGCGGCGCCCACCAGCAGTCGTCACCGAGCAGCTTCATGATCGCCGGCACCAGGAACATCCGGACCACCGTCGCGTCCAGCAGCAGCGCGATCAGCAGACCGAACGCCAGGTACTTCATCATCACCAGGTCGGAGAACGCGAACGCCCCGGCGACCACGGCCAGCACCAGTGCGGCACCGGTGATGAGCCGGCCGGTGGTGGCGGTGCCGATCCGGATGGCCTCGGCGGTGGACATCCCGCGTTCGCGGGCTTCCACCATGCGGGACACCAGGAACACCTCGTAGTCGGTCGACAGACCCCAGATGATCGCGATGATCAGGCCGATCATCGGCGCGAACAGGGGTTGCGGGGTGTAGTTCATCAGCCCCGCCCCGTGGCCGTCGATGAACATCCAGCTCAGGATGCCCATGGTTGACCCCAGGGTCAGCGCACTCATCAACGCGGCCTTGATCGGCAGCACGATCGACCCGAACGCCAGGAACATCAGGATGGTGGTGGTGATGACCAGGATCAGCACCATCAGAGGCAGGTTGGAGAACAGGCTGTGGATGCTGTCCTGCGCCAGCGCGGGCGTGCCGCCGACGTAGACCTGCGTGCCGTGCGGTGGTGTCAGCGCGCGTAGTTCGTCGATCTTCTTCGCGGCATCACCACTGTTGACCAGGCCGTTCTGCAGCACCCGGACGGACGGGTTCTTGGACCCGTCGGACTGGGCCGACCGTTCCTGCCACATCGAAGCCGGGTCGTCCGAACCGGTGAACCCGGGGATCGTCTCGGCCTTGGCGCGGATATCCGCGAGCTGTTGATCGGTGACGGGTTTGCCGTCGTCGCTGCGGATCACCAGCGTCAGAGGTTCGGTGCGGAAGCCGGGGAACAACTTGTCGAACTGCTCCTGCGCCTGGCGCACCGGATTGTCGGGTGGCAGGTACTTCTCGCTCATGCCGCCCAGGGCGAGTTGGCCCAGCGGAATGATCAACAGCACCATCGCGATCAGAATCGGCACAGCGAACGCGATCGGGCGCTTCATCACCACGTTGACCAGCCGGCCCCAGAACCCGCGCTCGACTTCCTCGCGGGTCTTGGTCTTTTGCGTCTTCTCCGCGAACCAGTCGATGATCTTGCGGGAGAAGGTCCAGTTCGCCAGGAACGGCACCCGCAGCAGGGTGCGCACGCCCAGCGCGTCGACGTTGCGCCCGAGAATGCCCAGCGTCGCGGGCAGCACGGTGATGGACAGGAAGGCCGCCAGCAGCACCGAGGCGATGATCGCGTAGGTGATGGACTTGAGGAAGCCGAGCGGAATCAACAGCAGCGGCAGTGACGACGCGACGATGATGACCGCGGAGAAGGCCACCGTGCGGCCGGAGGTCATCACGGTGCGGCGTACCGCGGCCGGGGTGTCGTAGCCCTCGGCGATCTCTTCTCGGAACCGGCTGACGATGAATAGGCCGTAGTCGATCGCGATGCCGAAGCCCATCATCGTGACGACCGGCTGGGCGAAGAAATGGACCGGGCCGAACTCCGCGGTCAGCCGCAGGATTCCCAGTGCCCCGGCGATCGTCAGACCACCGACGATGGCAGGCAGCGACGCCGCGACCGCACCGCCGAACACGAAGAACAGCACGACCGCCACCAAGGGGACGATCGCGATCTCGGCTCGCTTCTGGTCCGTACCGATCGTGCCGGTGAGCTCACTGGCCAGCGGGTTGAGCCCGGCGAGCTGGATGTCGCCGCCGTTGATCTTCTTCAGCGCGGGCTCGACGGCCTGGTAGTTCTTCAGAATGGTGTCGTCGTCATCGCCCTTGAGCGGGATGCTGACGAAGGTGTGCCGCAGATCCGCGGTCTTCATCTGCT is a window from the Mycolicibacterium anyangense genome containing:
- a CDS encoding MMPL family transporter gives rise to the protein MFAWWGRTVYRYRYIVIAVMVALCLGGGVYGASLGKHVTQSGFYDTGSQSVQASLLSDEAYGRDRTSHVVAILTPPNGEKVTDPAWQQKMVSELDAVVKDNSDQIVSWVGWLRAPTSTSETVQQMKTADLRHTFVSIPLKGDDDDTILKNYQAVEPALKKINGGDIQLAGLNPLASELTGTIGTDQKRAEIAIVPLVAVVLFFVFGGAVAASLPAIVGGLTIAGALGILRLTAEFGPVHFFAQPVVTMMGFGIAIDYGLFIVSRFREEIAEGYDTPAAVRRTVMTSGRTVAFSAVIIVASSLPLLLIPLGFLKSITYAIIASVLLAAFLSITVLPATLGILGRNVDALGVRTLLRVPFLANWTFSRKIIDWFAEKTQKTKTREEVERGFWGRLVNVVMKRPIAFAVPILIAMVLLIIPLGQLALGGMSEKYLPPDNPVRQAQEQFDKLFPGFRTEPLTLVIRSDDGKPVTDQQLADIRAKAETIPGFTGSDDPASMWQERSAQSDGSKNPSVRVLQNGLVNSGDAAKKIDELRALTPPHGTQVYVGGTPALAQDSIHSLFSNLPLMVLILVITTTILMFLAFGSIVLPIKAALMSALTLGSTMGILSWMFIDGHGAGLMNYTPQPLFAPMIGLIIAIIWGLSTDYEVFLVSRMVEARERGMSTAEAIRIGTATTGRLITGAALVLAVVAGAFAFSDLVMMKYLAFGLLIALLLDATVVRMFLVPAIMKLLGDDCWWAPRWMKRLQVKIGLGETHLPDERKRPVVREPAEALVGAGAPVPTRSAPDPTHPDGRAAPRAVGRSDYQAPPAPQEAPSAAGTARLADPQGVPANEAPTTRFAVAKNAVRSAMNNATAAARSNRPVPPPAPDREIESWLGELRGKTPPAPATPQPSAEPTRALSTPEDATTAIPAKAIPRDSDSADDVPASISAEETRAIPISRPESGDSEVATEKLNARGKKEGEDRPRRGGGVSAADLLRREGRL